The following proteins are co-located in the Tachysurus vachellii isolate PV-2020 chromosome 19, HZAU_Pvac_v1, whole genome shotgun sequence genome:
- the ngfa gene encoding neurotrophin-7, which translates to MRSSTPVLLFLISVQAALNTVGNAHLQETAKQNAGTQDSTHDDLIPTVDPKLFNKRRYLSPRVHFSDVVPFDGHTEPRSPRTRRRARDFQNRGEYSACDSENHWVGNMTRATDLAGNEVTVLPDVRINNVVKKQMFYETTCRVTNRGSTHRGMKAGTTGCRGIDNKRWNSYCTNTHTYVRALTSFKNQVTWRFIRINAACVCVVSRKSWKR; encoded by the coding sequence ATGAGGTCGTCGACGCCGGTCCTGCTCTTCCTGATCAGCGTCCAGGCTGCACTCAACACGGTGGGAAACGCCCACTTACAGGAAACAGCCAAACAGAACGCAGGAACCCAGGACTCGACCCACGATGACCTCATCCCCACAGTTGACCCTAAGCTGTTCAACAAGCGGCGTTATCTATCACCTCGTGTGCACTTCAGCGACGTAGTGCCCTTCGATGGCCATACCGAGCCTCGGAGTCCGCGTACACGGCGGAGAGCGCGAGACTTCCAGAACCGTGGTGAATATTCGGCCTGCGATAGTGAAAATCACTGGGTGGGAAACATGACCCGTGCTACAGACTTAGCGGGAAACGAAGTGACGGTTCTGCCTGATGTTCGCATCAACAACGTGGTCAAGAAGCAGATGTTTTATGAAACCACGTGCCGAGTCACAAACCGTGGCTCCACCCACCGTGGGATGAAGGCGGGAACCACCGGATGCCGTGGGATCGATAACAAGCGCTGGAACTCCTAttgcaccaacacacacacgtatgtccGGGCGCTTACATCTTTCAAGAATCAGGTCACCTGGAGGTTCATCCGAATCAATGccgcatgcgtgtgtgtggtcagtCGAAAATCATGGAAGCGCTGA